The genome window CACTGTTTTCAGTAACCATTACCCATTTCCCAGGGGTAGCTTTCCATCCCTCTTCATTTTGAGGAGTGTTGAAACTCAGAGTTTCTTCTTCAATGTCCCCTAAATATAGCACAATACCAGGGATCCTAAGCTCTTGGGCAGAGTTGGCCATCTTGGAGTCTAGGACACAGGCGGAGAAGCCTGAAGCAATAAGAAGCTTCTTAAGTGAAGTTCTGTCACCCAATACTACCAAGATTTAGGTAATCTCCACAGCCTGACAATTTACCCTCTTTTTAGGTGATTTTTTGTCCCTTAAAATAAACTCCCCAGCTGTCACAGCACAGAGACATGATCTATCATTAACTCTCactttaggttgtttccattgaTTATATTCTCACTAATGTGCTTCAGGTATATCCTTTTCTAGAACTTGGATTGAGATGTAAAAGTATGAGTGATTGCCTAAGATTCTcaaaaacttgttttttgttgttgtttatgtttgttttgtatttgtttgtttgattgagAACTTTGTGTATTCATTTAACCGTGTCCTTCCTAGACCCTTTACAAGCTTCCTTTCCTTAGCAACAGATGTGTCATCTCAAAACACTTTTCTGATTGGCTGCAGCTCAACTGATTTGAATTTTAATCAATCAGATACTGTCGCACCCtgcattctctttcttttattcttctctgtTCTGCCCCACTCTTAAGCTCTATTGATACCCATCAAAGCACTGAAGAAGAAAATGGCCATAATTGGAGTCTCCATGTTAGGATTTTTCATCACTGTCATCCTGATGAGCCTTCAGGAATCATGGGCTATCAAAGGTAAGTGCTGAGAGAATCCAAACTAGGGACAGTAAGCTCTGAGAGCATTGGAGAAATGAACTGTGGACATTTGCATGACTAACTTTGATGTGAAAGAAAAGTGTGATGGGTATTATGTGGCTCTAAATCTAAAAGTATAATAAATTGTAGATGGAATAGTTCTCTTCGCACCACAATTTGAAGCAAGTCAAATTTAACTTAGAGGAGCAAAACTGACTTATATATTGATCAATACCATTGACTTTGAGGTAAGccaaaattgaggggaaaatattttctgacagGCTACTTCTCTGGGCTTtaatttatctaaagaaaattagtaaaataaaaaaccgGAAACAATTTTTTGGGAGCATGTAGTGAGGAAAATATGAGAAGTTCTCAGCTGGATACATGGTAGTTACTTTTTGGCATGTGCATCCTGTCAGCATGTTTTGAGCACTGACATTAAATTGAAGATTCCTAGAAAGGAAAGTCACCAAAAAGTAACAATCTACTCAAAGGAATAGGAAGGGCAGGTATGTTGATATTAATTGCATTTAATTTACTGCCTCTTGGGATAGTGACAGCCACTCTACAGAGGAGCTTACAGTTGTCTTTGGTCACTGTTACTTAATGATTTTCCCAAGACAGTAGAAAAATGGGTAACAAAGTGAACAGTCTGATATTCTCTGCCATCTCCTGACCAAACATTGAGCCGCTgtgaaaaaatattctttaccCAGGTGATTCCCACAGAGGGTGGCAGATAGACTGGAAATAAAGTAATAGCCCCGATCCTAGATCCATGATGGCAACTGTAGGTTCCTATTGCCCAGAAAGAGCCATATGTGGGGATGCATACCTGGAAAGGCAGAGGCTCTTCCCTTGGGTTGGAAAGGGTCAAAtagaatatttgtgtgtgtgtgcacgcacgcgtACGTGCACATAGCAGCAAATGCTAAGTCAATCCCTGGCTTTATCAATATGCAGTCAGACTTTAaaatctccctctcctctgcATACACAACATAGGCTGTATACTCTCCAATTGTAGCTTTCTTATTTCCAGTTGATTATCCCCTTGGTTATAGAGTATTCTTAGTATCAACCATAATAGAATAGGTTCCATAATGACAGGCTCTATTTAAGGAGCTTTAAGATACAAGGGCATGTTGCCGAGGTCTATACAAATATAATTCTTCTCTCAGAGGTATCCACGGTGTGGGTATAATCCAAGAAAGTGGGTTTCTACAACACTGCAAGGTCTCAATCTTAATTTCCTGGGTACCTCAGACCCCAGTTATATTTTCCATGGGTCTGGTCCTTAAATACAAAGCAGCTTCTAAAGTGCTTGTTATAGGCCTGATGATATACTAAGAAATTACTTAACCTTGTGTGATTTAATCTTAAGAACAAACCCATCGTAGGAGCaaaatcacagaagaaaataataggtAACCTACATGTAAGTAGGTGAAATAATTGACTCACAATCACCAAGTAAGTAAGTAGTTCAATAAGAATTCAAAATTCAATGTGATTTCAGAGTTCAGAACCCAACCTTTTAGGAGCTACTGTTGGATTTCTAAAGCGGGTATCATTTCTCAGCTAGTAACATGGCGATAAACAACAGCTACACAAGGTTCTGGGATTTCAGCCCCCACCCTCTTTAACACTGCCCTTCAATTCCCACCCTCCCATCTCTGTTTGACACGAACACCCTTCATCCAGGCCTCATCTTCCCAGTCATGTCTACTCTCCACCACTGCTCCATTCCACGGGCCCTATCTCTTTCTACCACCCCTGCCCACAATTTGTGTCTCACATCCTGGGTCCTTCTCATCTCTCACTCCTACTTCCCGCCCTAACTTCATTTCCTGCCTTTTCAGAGAATCATGTGATCATCCAGGCTGAGTTCTATATGACACCTGACCCATCTGGCGAGTTTATGTTTGACTTTGATGGTGATGAGATTTTCCACGTGGATATGGAAAAGAAGGAGACGGTCTGGCGGCTTGAAGAATTTGGACGTTTTGCCAGCTTTGAGGCTCAGGGTGCTTTGGCCAACATAGCTGTGGACAAAGCCAACCTGGACATCATGATAAAGCGCTCCAACCACACCCCGAACACGAATGGTACCTCTCTCTGCTGCACTCTTTGATGTGGGAATAATAGCTTTAAAAAGGAGTCTTCAGCTCTTTGTGTTAAATTAGAATCACTGACTTTCCCTTCCAGGGGCCTAACTTTGCCGTAAGCAAGCCCCAAATTCTCAAGCCCAAGAACTTCATGggtttttcatttcttgatgTTCTTACATCTTGTCTCTGTCATCACAGTCGTTCACAAAGGTATTACCCTGACTCTATgctgggggaggcaggaatgAGGTCCTTGAATATCTTATATTTCAATATTGGTTCCAGTTCATGGGTGAGGGTATCAGAGACGGGTATCTGAGACTGTTGCGTAGATTCTCAGGGCACAATCTCAATTGCTTTTTCAGCCTTAGTGGGGGGAAGGGACATGGCTAAGCATGAAATGCTCACTTCTGTCACGTGTCCCCCAGTGCCTCCAGAGGTGACTGTGCTCCCGAACAAACCTGTGGAACTGGGAGAGCCCAACATCCTCATCTGTTTCATTGACAAGTTCTTGCCACCAGCGATCAATGTCACATGGCTTCAGAATGGAAAACCTGTCACCACAGGAGTGTCAGAGACGGTCTTCCTGCCCAGGGAAGACCACCTTTTCCGCAAGTTCCACTATCTCCCCTTCCTGCCGTCTACCGAGGACGTCTACGACTGCCAGGTGGAGCACTGGGGTTTGGACGAGCCCCTTCTCAAGCACTGGGGTACGGAGCAGCCTTCACTCTCCCTTATGTTATGGTTTCCTTCTGTGATGCGTGTGGCTGGTCCTTTGGGGCCCAGAGTCCCCTAACTCTTTCATAACAAGTGCTAAAATTCTTGTTCCTTGTCTTCTCCCATTATCCAGCTTTCCGCACTTTCAGACTTGTAATTCTCTTGAAGCATCATTCCGTCCTCCTCTTCTTTGTTGATTAACAACTATTCTTTTAACTGAGTGCCCTACATTTGATCTTAAGTACTGCTGCCTACCACACTGATTACTTCTGTACCGTTTTATTGTCCCCCAGAGTTTGAAGCACGAACCCCCCTCCCAGAGACAACAGAGAACGTGGTGTGTGCCCTGGGCCTGATCGTGGGTCTCGTGGGCATCATTGCTGGGACCATCTTCATCATCAAGGGTTTGCGCAAAGGCGGTGCTGCTGAACGCCGGGGGCCGCTGTGAGGGACTTCAGGTGGGTCTGATGGTCGGAAAAAGACAGATATGAGTTGTCAAGGGAAGGAAACAGAGTGGGGAGAGAACATGTGATGCCTATAAGGGAAAAAGGTAGCAAAAGTCATGGCTCTTGACTTACCTTTGCCAGGACAGAATCAGGCATTGGCATTGTTTGGTATCTCAAAGCTATAGGGTCCCTCATCCCTTTCCATACATGTGCACCTACATCTTCAGCCTTGGAAATTCTCTCTAGTACCAAAACCGTTGTTTCACATTAGAATACGGGGTCCAGTGATCTAGGCAAGTTAGCTTTGAGATTTGGGCATTTCCTGGCTTATATTTTCTGGGGCAGGCCATCAGGTCAAAAGTACTTCCAGAGCTTGGATCTTCTGGGGTTAGTGTAGATTCATTGTATGAACTGGACATTTCTTGGAAGCCAATGTCTGTGTTTGCTCCTccaatttaaaaagtggtttcaGAAGTTCTCGGAGAAGGTAAAGCATGATCTGCTCATTCATGCTCCCTTGGAGAGTAGGGTATAGGAGCTCGTGCTGGAAAGGTTGCTAGAAGTCAGATGAATGTGAAGACTTTTGCAAAGTCAAAGGGttaagggaaaagaggaaggaatctGAAGGTAAGTGCTCAAAGTATTCACCTTAAACTCTTTAGTAACTATGTGTGTCCTCCTACAGGTAATGGACTATCTTAGAGAGAAGATCAATGAAGAGATTTCTGCTTTAGTATCTTTACACACTTGGCTATCCTCCGATTGTTCACTTCTGTGAAGACTACCACTCTCCAGCACTTCCCAGCCCTGCAGTCACTCTAAGAGTGGTGGTGCATCTCCGTCTCCCCATATTCTAACAACTAGTTGGGCTTCCCTGTCTATTACCCCTTCCTGTATCTTTTCCCCCCCTCCATTTCCCTATCTTTTACTATCAGCATGTAATGCCTGTGGAATAGGTCCTAtaagatccttttttttttttttgctatggaAACTTTTGAACGTCCCATGGGGGCATCTCCTACATACTTATtgcttggggttttttttaaactgtgattGTGATTTTTCTGAATACAATAAACTATTGGACCACTATTAggtggagtttttgttttctgagccCGTCCTTCACAGAAGTTGGGGGGATATATGCAATCCTTTCCTCTAAAATGTCTGACTGTTGAATATATCTTATAAGCTctgtaattaattaaaaaatcctGATTCGTTAGGGCTTGATCTTATTTAGAAGATTTGTAAGCAATCCCGTTGCTGTGGTCCAGTCCTCATCTGGAAAACTCATTAGAATAAGGTTTGTTAGGAGATCTCTACTGAGCAACAGGTTCAGAATCTGGTTTTGGTTCTTGAGCATTCAAGACAATGAGATGTCTGAATCTTCAGTAGAATTACTCTCAAAGCCTAGGGTTGCCTCTGATAACAGATGAAACAGATGGAAAGAAGTGGGGAGTAGAATAGAGGAGGATCCGTATATATTACAGGATGTACATATCAATGTCGCCCATTACAGACTTA of Rhinolophus sinicus isolate RSC01 linkage group LG05, ASM3656204v1, whole genome shotgun sequence contains these proteins:
- the LOC109436803 gene encoding HLA class II histocompatibility antigen, DR alpha chain, with product MAIIGVSMLGFFITVILMSLQESWAIKENHVIIQAEFYMTPDPSGEFMFDFDGDEIFHVDMEKKETVWRLEEFGRFASFEAQGALANIAVDKANLDIMIKRSNHTPNTNVPPEVTVLPNKPVELGEPNILICFIDKFLPPAINVTWLQNGKPVTTGVSETVFLPREDHLFRKFHYLPFLPSTEDVYDCQVEHWGLDEPLLKHWEFEARTPLPETTENVVCALGLIVGLVGIIAGTIFIIKGLRKGGAAERRGPL